Proteins co-encoded in one Quercus robur chromosome 8, dhQueRobu3.1, whole genome shotgun sequence genomic window:
- the LOC126695089 gene encoding 30S ribosomal protein S20, chloroplastic, which produces MATLSLSCLALPSKLRNLSLIGPSSNQSSTFKSLGFSTNLSHNYLFSNGNLSMRTTERPSRHLSVVCEAAPTKKADSAAKRARQAEKRRIYNKSRKSEIKTRMKKVLEALDVLKKKTDAASEEIVPVEKLIAEAYSVIDKAVRVGTLHRNTGARRKSRLARRKKAVEIHHGWYTPAATVNAV; this is translated from the exons ATGGCAACCCTATCATTATCTTGTTTAGCACTCCCTTCGAAACTCAGAAATCTTTCACTAATTGGCCCTTCTTCAAATCAGTCAAGTACATTCAAATCACTCGGTTTCTCAACTAACCTCTCACACAATTATCTCTTCTCCAATG GAAATTTGTCAATGAGGACAACAGAAAGGCCAAGTCGGCATTTAAGTGTAGTGTGTGAGGCGGCTCCAACTAAGAAAGCAGACTCAGCTGCAAAGAGGGCTCGTCAAGCTGAGAAAAGGCGCATCTACAACAAATCCCGCAAATCTGAAATCAAGACCCGTATGAAGAAG GTTCTGGAAGCTCTTGATGTGCTCAAGAAGAAAACTGATGCAGCATCTGAAGAAATTGTTCCAGTTGAGAAACTAATTGCAGAGGCATATTCAGTTATAGACAAGGCAGTGAGAGTGGGAACATTGCACAGGAACACTGGAGCACGCAGGAAGTCTCGGCTTGCCCGGAGAAAGAAGGCTGTGGAGATCCACCATGGCTGGTATACTCCGGCTGCCACTGTCAATGCAGTGTAG
- the LOC126696090 gene encoding uncharacterized protein LOC126696090 — protein MGTQEEDQEGTNADRRNQELPEGSNALSRSSRQDMSRPSITDTAPPHIVKEMQMMKERMECMMNVLKGRVSSDLDDLVHRTDSPFTMAVNSFPLPPKFRMPQVENYDGNKDPLDHLESFKTLMHLQGIPNEIMCRAFPTTLRGPARIWFSRLKPNSISSFKELSAQFVSHFIGEHRYKKSTACLMNIKQWKDETLRSYITRFNKEALSIDEADEKILAAAFTNGLRKGKFLFSLYKNNPKTMSDVLYRATKYMNAKDALLAHKEKPKKRERLEEPRQDRGRKIARTGEKRDDRRFRPPMGRVLVDNGSSADILYYPAFQQMRIEKERLIPTNAPLVGFRGTWGVPIRCGHPTDDSQRLPSINHDVHDLPGH, from the exons ATGGGAACCCAAGAGGAAGATCAAGAAGGTACCAATGCTGACCGGAGGAACCAGGAGTTGCCGGAGGGTAGTAACGCCCTGAGTAGATCGAGTAGACAAGACATGAGTCGTCCATCCATTACTGATACGGCCCCGCCCCATATCGTCAAggagatgcagatgatgaaagAACGGATGGAATGCATGATGAACGTGCTGAAAGGAAGAGTTTCCAGTGATCTCGACGATCTGGTCCACAGAACAGATTCACCATTCACCATGGCCGTCAACTCTTTTCCCCTTCCTCCAAAGTTTCGTATGCCACAAGTGGAAAACTACGACGGAAACAAGGACCCGCTGGATCACTTGGAGtctttcaagaccctgatgcaccttcaggggaTACCGAACGAGattatgtgtagggccttccccaCCACGCTGAGGGGCCCCGCAAGGATATGGTTCAGCAGGCTGAAGCCCAACTCCATTAGTTCCTTTAAAGAGTTGAGCGCCCAATTCGTATCGCACTTCATCGGGGAACACAGGTATAAAAAGTCTACTGCATGCCTGATGAATATTAAACAGTGGAAGGATGAGACGCTGAGGTCCTACATAACCCGTTTTAATAAGGAAGCACTCTCGATAGACGAAGCCGACGAAAAGATCCTCGCAGCAGCCTTCACGAACGGATTACGAAAGGGtaaatttttattctccttatACAAGAataacccaaaaaccatgtcagatGTGCTTTATagggccaccaagtacatgaatgctaAAGATGCACTGCTGGCACACAAAGAAAAAcccaagaagagagagaggttggAAGAACCCCGACAGGATAGGGGTAGGAAGATAGCTAGAACAGGAGAAAAAAGAGACGATCGACGATTCAGGCCCCCAATGGGGAG GGTGCTAGTAGACAACGGAAGCTCCGCCGATATTTTGTATTATCCGGCCTTTCAGCAGATGAGAATAGAGAAGGAACGGTTGATCCCAACCAACGCCCCGCTTGTAGGTTTTAGAGGAACATGGGGTGTACCCATTAGGTGCGGTCACCCTACCGATGACAGTCAGAGATTACCCTCAATAAATCACGACGTACATGACCTTCCTGGTCATTGA